The Calypte anna isolate BGI_N300 chromosome 20, bCalAnn1_v1.p, whole genome shotgun sequence genome includes a region encoding these proteins:
- the LOC103532156 gene encoding LOW QUALITY PROTEIN: protein-glutamine gamma-glutamyltransferase E (The sequence of the model RefSeq protein was modified relative to this genomic sequence to represent the inferred CDS: inserted 2 bases in 1 codon): protein MPLTRKLLLFLRAASSCXFYFTDLTPTHISWQPSVNAGMHHTDKYANTELTVRRGQAFTITLYFNRPQQTGESLAFVTETGPYPSESHRTKAVFKLSEGGTSGWSAVQGPSESGYMNFTISSPANAVIGRYNLTFQVTSGNKIFSRFLGQFVLLFNPWCPGDAVYMTNENERQEYVLNENGIIFVGNAKYIEARGWYYGQFQDHLLNICLTMLDLSLYYRQDPATDVSRRGDPKYVGRVISSMINGNDNDNGVLLGKWQGSFHSHENPSRWDGSVVILQKWRQDNYKPVQYGQCWVFAGVMCTVLRCLGIPTRLISNFNSAHDVDRNLSIDKYYDSSGKSLNIGKDSTWDYHVWNESWFIRPDLGTSYNGWQVLDATPQEQSKGLFQCGPASVIAIKEGDVDLDYDTLFVYTEVNADCNRWIVYNDGTKKRVYCDTEIIGRSISTKAVGSNSRVDVTYNYKYPEGSSEERRVYKKALAKIFGSNITEVHTESPNGRPSEPIRNPGISGKFKLAEPPVFGKDITLILTLNNLTSDLKTVKVDMSASTVLYTRRAVAEILKATTSVDLGSKQGKHIRVKIPYSYYGKYLTTDKRIQVNALCEVMHMNGAKLMVEKTIILEDTNIIIKIPRQIVVNKAVTLEISYANPLPEPVSRCVLLVTLMNQQVKIHLARLAPRERSKIYFEFTPRRTGPLQLQVDFSCDKFSHVKGFITITVAPA from the exons ATGCCACTTACAAGAAAATTACTACTTTTCTTGCGGGCTGCATCTTCATG CTTCTATTTTACAGATCTAACACCAACGCATATCAGCTGGCAGCCATCAGTAAACGCAGGCATGCACCATACTGACAAATATGCCAATACTGAGCTGACCGTGAGGCGAGGACAAGCCTTCACTATTACCCTGTACTTCAACAGACCACAGCAAACTGGGGAGAGCCTAGCATTTGTCACTGAAACAG GACCATATCCCTCAGAATCTCATCGTACTAAGGCTGTATTTAAACTCTCTGAGGGGGGAACAAGTGGCTGGAGTGCTGTCCAAGGACCCAGCGAGTCTGGCTATATGAACTTTACAATATCCAGCCCAGCCAATGCTGTCATTGGGCGATACAATCTCACCTTCCAGGTAACCTCAGGAAACAAGATATTCTCCAGATTCCTTGGGCAGTTTGTGTTACTCTTCAACCCTTGGTGCCCAG GTGATGCTGTCTACATGACTAATGAAAATGAGAGACAAGAGTATGTTCTAAATGAAAATGGAATCATCTTTGTGGGCAATGCAAAATACATTGAAGCCAGAGGATGGTACTATGGACAG TTTCAAGATCACCTTCTAAACATCTGTCTCACCATGCTTGATCTGAGCCTATACTATCGCCAGGACCCAGCCACTGATGTATCCCGACGAGGAGATCCTAAATATGTGGGCCGAGTAATCAGTTCCATG ATCAATGGAAATGATAACGATAATGGAGTTCTCCTTGGAAAGTGGCAAGGAAGTTTCCATTCGCATGAGAATCCATCCAGATGGGATGGCAGCGTGGTAATCCTTCAGAAATGGCGTCAGGACAACTACAAGCCAGTTCAGTATGGCCAGTGTTGGGTTTTTGCAGGTGTGATGTGTACAG TTCTCAGGTGCTTGGGAATTCCAACTCGTTTGATTTCAAATTTTAACTCTGCCCATGATGTGGATAGAAACCTGAGTATTGATAAGTACTATGACAGCTCTGGAAAAAGTCTCAATATTGGCAAGGATTCCACATG GGACTATCATGTCTGGAATGAAAGCTGGTTCATTCGCCCAGACCTGGGAACATCATACAATGGATGGCAGGTTTTAGATGCGACTCCACAAGAACAAAGCAAAG gATTATTTCAGTGTGGCCCTGCATCTGTCATAGCTATCAAAGAAGGTGATGTAGACTTGGATTATGACACTTTATTTGTGTATACGGAGGTGAATGCTGATTGCAACAGGTGGATTGTATACAATGATGGAACTAAGAAAAGAGTTTATTGTGACACTGAAATAATTGGCAGGTCTATCAGCACGAAAGCTGTGGGCAGCAATTCCCGTGTGGATGTCACCTATAACTACAAATATCCAGAAG GCTCTTCTGAAGAAAGACGAGTTTATAAAAAGGCCTTGGCCAAGATATTTGGATCAAACATCACAGAAGTACACACAGAATCTCCAAATGGAAGACCTTCAGAACCAATTAGAAACCCTGGGATCTCTGGGAAATTCAAGCTGGCTGAGCCTCCCGTGTTTGGCAAAGACATTACTCTAATCTTAACCCTCAATAACCTAACTTCTGACCTCAAGACTGTGAAGGTGGACATGAGTGCATCAACAGTCCTGTACACAAGGAGAGCAGTGGCAGAGATCCTGAAGGCAACCACTTCTGTGGATCTTGGTTCCAAACAAG GGAAGCACATCAGAGTAAAGATCCCTTATTCTTATTATGGAAAATATCTGACTACTGACAAAAGGATCCAAGTGAATGCTTTGTGTGAAGTCATGCACATGAATGGGGCAAAGTTGATGGTGGAGAAGACAATCATTTTAGAGGACACAAACATTATAATTAAG ATTCCTCGGCAGATTGTTGTGAACAAAGCTGTTACTCTAGAGATCTCGTATGCCAATCCTCTCCCTGAACCTGTGAGCCGCTGTGTACTACTTGTGACTTTGATGAACCAACAGGTCAAGATACA tctggCACGACTTGCACCAAGGGAGAGatcaaaaatttattttgaattcaCACCTCGCAGGACTGGGCCCTTACAACTGCAAGTAGACTTCTCTTGTGACAAATTTTCGCACGTTAAGGGATTTATAACCATTACAGTAGCACCTGCATAA